The Pseudorasbora parva isolate DD20220531a chromosome 25, ASM2467924v1, whole genome shotgun sequence genome segment ATGCGCTCCCCTCGGCCCTGACACCGATATATCAGACTCCACCCTCTCCTCTGCCCTGACACCGATATATCAGACTCCACCCTCCCCTCGGCCCTGACACAGATAGATCAGACTCCACCCTCTCCTCGGCCCTGACaccgatagatcagactccacactctcccctcggccctgacaccgatagatcagactccacACTCTCCCCTTGGCCCTGACACAGATAGATCAGACTCCACGCGCTCCTCTCGGCCCTGACaccgatagatcagactccacGCGCTCCTCTCGGCCCTGACACAGATAGATCAGACTCCACACTCTCCCCTCGGCCCTGACaccgatagatcagactccacGCGCTCCTCTCGGCCCTGACACCGATAGATTTTTTTGACAGTTTAAAATTTTTCCAGTTAATTTTGGTATTAACCGTTTTGAAAAGTGACTGGACTAGTTGATGTTATTCAATTTCAAATCATGCTCCCACATGCAGAAGAATCATCACAGATCAGAATGTGGACGGATTGCTATCACAGGAATGTTacttatacaaataaatataaaatagacTCTGAATTTCTGATTAGGAAACAGATTTGGAATTCCCAATTAGGAATTTTCGACTAGGAACTCCTAGTCGGAAAATTCCGAATTGGTGTTTCCTAGTTGGAAATTCCAAGTTGGAGTTTTTAGTCGGAAGTTTGATGAATGCCCTCTCAAGTCAAATTTACTACAAGGAAACCCTGATGACAGATTTGGACGTGAGTGAAGAGAGACTGCTGCTGTGACTGGTATTCTTTATTCGTTTTTCCTCAACAGTTATATCTCCTTGTATTGCGATAGGAAACCCATCCGTCTAGGGGCCTCAGTTATAAAATGGTACACAGAAACCGTCCTACATTTGATCTTACGATCATTTCTCGAATTCATAGAATGAACGTACACACAGGAAACATGCAAATACATTAAACATGTTAAATCTGTAAATCGCAAATGATCTTCAACTTGCACACGGCTAAATGGTTTCAGTTCTCTGCCTTGTAAAAAACGCCTAATTAATATCATTTACATATAAAAGAGCACCAGTCATTCACACTTTTTAAATGAGGCCCTAGGAACTTCAACTTGGAATTTCCAACTCTGATTGATTTTCCGACTAGGAAACATCCCCCTTAATATTCTGACTAGGAAACTCTGACTTGGAAATTCCAACAAGGAATTTCTGATTTTCTGACTCGAAAACTCCAACGTATCAAATTGAAGcaacaataaggtctcatttagTAATATTGGAATCGAAGGAAGAACATCATGTTTGCAGTATTTTATTCTGCTCTGGAATTAAATGAGACTCACTTTTCCTGACTCTCTCCTGATTTAATCCGGATCCTCCACACACTGAGTTCCAGGTCCTGATCGGGTCCGTTCCAGCTCATGATGTTCCTGACACGCCTCAGCCAGTTGGACCAGACCAGCTCGCCCTTCCAGACCAGCCTGATGGAGGTCAGGTGACCCAGATCAGCAGCCACCGCAGCCAATGAGGTGAAGGCCTTTGGACTGCTGCTGTCTTGATACCTGCAACCCACAGAGCTCATAATCACATGATGATCACGTTCACTACTGCagtaacacaacacacacacacacacacacacacacacacacacattcactatctttgtgagaactctccatagatgtaatggtttttatactataCAAACTGTATAGTCTCTCACCTTACTCTAACCCTAccaatctctcacacacacacacacacaaaacattgaTCTGTGGAGATCCAGTGATGATGACGTGTTGTAGATGACCCGCAGCAGAAGTTGTTGATTGTTGACCAACACTTCTTATACATTAAAGTTATTTAGTGTGAAACAGCTTCCGGATACTGTAGTTCTTTAACTCAACATCTGCTTTATTATCAGGAGCGCTAAGATGCCTTCTGTCGTCTGATTGATAGTTCAGACGGTTTTATCAAGTAAAAGTCTTAAGTCTGACTTGGAATTTCCAACACTTCCAACTACAATTTTATGACTAGGAAATTCTGACTATGATTTTTTGTCTAGGAAACCTGACTTAATTAGGAAACTCAGACTGAGAATTTCCGACTAGGACACTCCAACTTAGAATATCCAACTTGGAATTTCCGACTCGAAAACTCCAACTTGGAATTTCCGACTAGGACACTCCAACTTGGAATTTCCGACTCGAAAACTCCAACTTGGAATTTCCAACTAGGAATATCCAACTTGGAATTTCCAACTCGAAAACTCTAAGCTTGGAATAGCCGACTAGGAAACTCCAACTTGGAATTTCCCACTAGGAAACTCTAACTTGGAATTTCCCACTAGGAAACTCTAACTTGGAATCTCCGATTTGAAAACTCCCAACTTGGAATTTCCAACTCGAAAAATCCAACTTGAAATTTCCAACTAAGAATATCAAACTTGGAATTTCCAACTCAAAAACTATAAACTTGGAAATTCCGATTTGAAAACTCCAACTTGAAATTTCCGATTTGAAATCTCCAACTTGAAACTTTCGACTAGGAAACTCCAACTTGGAATTTCCGATTTGAAAGCTCCAACTTGAAATATTCTACTAGGAAACTCCAACTTGGAATTTCCGACTAGGACACTCCAACTTGGAATTTCCGATTTGAAAACATCCAACTTGGAATTTCCGACTAGGCATTCTGAATCTGTACTTCTGACTTGGAATTtccaacaaggcattttcaacTCTGATTTTTCTGACTAGGAAACTCTGACTAAGATAAGAAACCTGAAAAAACCTAACTGAGTATTTCTGACTAGGACACTCAGACTAGGAAACTCCAACTAGGAATTTCCAACTTTCCAGGAAAATTCAAActtatagtaataattatacaaACGTTCAGCTCGAGTCTTTCCGCTGTCAGATCTGACCTGAACGTAATAATATCATGCGTATCAAATATGATCAGCTTTGAGGAAGGTTTATTTGCtcatctgtcaatcatcgtTGTATTATATGTTTGAAACGACCGAGctttgatcataaaactaagcatttaaatatcatctAACTAAGACATTATTGGCAGATATTGATATTTGTCGctgtatgataaattaaaataagctgataacatccctattttctccagtacgactgtacagccaaatctaattttgttgcaatattatcctgtttgacactgtgaagctgctttgacacaatcgtgattgtaaaagcgctatataaataaagttgattgattgatatttaTATGACTTTTATGCAAGTATACTGTAATAAGCATCAGTGACTTACAAGCATCAGAATTACGTATAAACATCAGCATCTGCATATTTTTCAGTTTGAATAAAACCGAGCAGTTTTTTCCACTATATTAGACTATATGAGCCATAAAGACTGATGTATGAAACATGATGCAttaaacacacgtgcacactcATGCTTGTGCTTTCATAAGCCGGCATCATTGGCCGGTGTCCTGGACTCACAGGGTGATGGGGATGTTTTGGGTCTCTCCTCGCGTCCCATTGAGCGAGATGGACAGCGCTGCCTCCACCGGCTCCAGAAGGTTCATCAGGTGGACTCTGATCTGGTAATGAAACACTGAGGGAGAGGGAAGAGGGTGTGTGTTGGGTATATAAACAGACACAGGAAACACCTTCCTGCTGCTTTAATTCAGACGTCTAGACTCGCGGGCCACAATTACAGCCGCATTAACTGACCTTTATATGGCGCTTCTGGGCCTGTTTTGAAGAACAGGCCTTTAGCGTTCTTCCCCACGCGCTCGCGCCGCACATCGTAGCCCAGCGTGTTGCAGCGCATCTGTTTACAGTCCAGACACAGGCCTTTGTTGAAGGTGCGGTCGTCACGGCAACGGTAGCCTATTATGGGATGGCTGGTGTTGATCAGGGAGTCCGTGAAGAGTTTTACTGAGCGCTCGTGGGCACATTTAATGGTCTTGGGAACTCcttgaacacacacattataatgACCGTCTAGACTAGTGCACAATATGCACTTTTAAAATAGCACCTGAAACACTGCTTTACACTCCAAACATGCTCTCCTTACTTAGTAatgttgtcttgtttctagtccaaatatctaaaaattcttaaataaagatgcatttactagataagtaaaatgagaTGAGATATTTCTCCTtgctttcttaaaaataaaatcaaaatgaagtgagtttttgcttaaaacaagcaaaattatctgtcaatggggtgagaaaaataatcttatttctgactgaaatcttgtttcttgtttccgtcccaatcagaaataagattatttggtaacactttacttgaaggggtgtgcataagactgacatgacaccttcataatcatgacattacacgtgtcatgaatatgaaggagtttttatgcatgtttataacaactgtcattaagtgtcattcacttaattatgtcatttttaatgcaatgatgacatttcagagttgtctttgttatgacaacttgacataaattaatacatcataacctgtcagtgtctttgtcatgacaacttgacattaccaagacaacataacctgtcataaacagacatgaaatgacatagcagattaattatcaaatttaagaaactactttttgggtttacattacattagttgctaggcaacgtgggggagaggatgctggcgttgtctgttcgccgcttctccacccacaaatcatgttaactttactattaaatttagattttattatattttcttatgtttgtgactagtctaacagtcagagctacaattgggactgttgctgattgctggcagcctctgagaggacgttgtttgccgttttttcaccgcttctcttctgtttttgtttgaatttgtggttggttttggtttgaaggacatttgatgttgctcgctgcggctgctctctcttctgggtgtcggctgctcactggtggtctccctcgggcttaaactgcatggtggctgaagtttgcaccaggctagcgtcatcagcgtccggcattgttgagatgtaatttttcttgttattcatgtattgttattttttccctttgttgcactttgagattcttccgaatgaaaagtgcgttataaataaaatctattactattattattattattattattattattattattattattattaaactgtcatgtggttggttttgacgttggctgtcattaggctattataatgtcatgatttttttataaatttaatttgtcatttacatgtcattaagtgtcaatactctgtcaaaatattttataacattgtcatgaatatatttcttgacctaaactacagtggtacaagttgattttgtcattaacatgtcattaagtgtcaatactctgtcaaattattttataacagtgtcatgaatatttagcttgacctgaaatatggcatcatagaggaaatcgtacagagtcattaaaaactattaatataactcaaaatgatagcgtggcatagacatataaacctatgatgtctatggtggcaccactggtaatgtgtacgctgtaacagttgttgaaagagcctcagtcaggttagtttgtttaggtgtttaatgtcaatttagtttgcagtaagtaaaaactattcacaacaacgttattttgggtttaatatactttatttaaactttcgctcactctttaacgaatagtttgagtttattcttaccatttctttgtttgtctgtgtgttatggcggagtcccgtgtgctggtgcaccgtcaaaaggggttcgggcggaaacgttggccctaGATATAATGTTCCGCCTAGGCTGTAGCGGCAACCATTCCTTGttcagcccggggtggggctctaaagactattcctcttatttttatacatcggaagataatttataaagtgaagtcatttgacaaagtgttatttttctgtgtttgtttatgtgtgtatattatgttgatctatatatatgtttattttgtgtaatggccattatttgtgtacgtgttttcccctttttgcgttaattggtgctggtcacctgtgtataaattcatgccttgtgtttttaagagtcagttctgtgagagggcaggtcttaaaaatcaaatgattgattttatttctcgaactccttttcatatttttaagacatttgaaattgtctattatctaaccttctgttgaagctggtggaggaaacttaaaaaataaaataaaacattatgaactgaaaaatattaatgatgctgttattaaaaaataatttgacagcgtattaacacctaattacattttaatgacaaattaaacttgtgccactaaaaaaattatgacattataatggcctcagtcaacatcaaaaccaaccacatggcagtttaaggttaaccctataagctaagtaagtttcttaaatttgataatctgttatatcatgtttatgacaggttatgttgtcttggtaatgtcaagttgtcatgacaaagacactgacaggttatgatgtattggtttatgtcaagttgtcataaaaaaagacaactccgaaatgtcatcattgcattaaaaatgacataattaagcgaatgacacttaatgacagttgtcataaacatgcataaaaactccttcatattcatgacacgtgtcatgtcatgattatgaaggtgtcatgtcagtcttatgcacaccccttcaagtaaagtgttaccgattatttttctcaccccattggcagatcatttttcttgttttaagcaaaaactcacttattTAGATTtctttccccagaaaacaagaaacaatattttatgtcattttacttaacaagtaaatgaatcttgatttaagaatgtttagatgtttggactggaaacgagaaaaaaatactaaataaggaGCATTTAGTGCCTATTCACACAGAACATGTTCTTGGGTTTCTATTTTAATAGCGGGGTTATGTAAATATGACTAGATGGATGCATTTGGCCACTCAAGTGTTTGagtttgtgtgtatatttaGATTTTGATTGTTTGCATTTGAAGCTTATGTCACCAAGACAAATATCTTGTAAGCAAATTTGGCAGTATCTCGAGACGTCTGTGTTTTGTTCCATACAAAATCAAGAACAAGCCCAGTTCGAACAGGCCCTAATGTTGCATGTTTGATTCATCATCTTACACAGTTTGGTTATCAGTATATTTCTCGGGATCGGTACCTTGCAGGCCGTACTGATAGACGTTGGTGTAAATGTCGAGCATCTTGCAGCCGGTCTGAAAGGAGCCTCCATTGGGGTAGAAGTCCACATGAGCAACGCTCTGCTTGATCCCCACTCCCGGCATTAGGCTGGATCCGGTGAAGGTGTGGATGGCATCCACAAACTGAGCATCATCCGGAGACAGTCTGTCAAATGCCGGCAGACCTTCAAAGTGCGGCCCGGCCGGATCCAGACCTGCGGCATGTCACAGAGTTCATCAGTGTAAACAACAACAGAGTTCATCGGTGTAAACTACAACAGAGTTCATCGGCGTAAACTACAACAGAGTTCATCAGTGTAAACTACAACAGAGTTCATCGGTGTAAACTACAACAGAGTTCATCAGTGTAAACTACAACAGAGTTCATCGGTGTAAACTACAGCAGAGTTCATCAGTGTAAACTACAGCAGAGTTCATCGGTGTAAACAACAACAGAGTTCATCGGTGTAAACTACAGCAGAGTTCATCGGTGTAAACTACAACAGAGTTCATCGGTGTAAACAACAACAGAGTTCATCGGCGTAAACTACAGCAGAGTTCATCGGCGTAAACTACAGCAGAGTTCATCGGCGTAAACTACAGCAGAGTTCATCGGCGTAAACTACAGCAGAGTTCATCGGCGTAAACTACAGCAGAGTTCATCGGCGTAAACTACAGCAGAGTTCATCGGCGTAAACTACAGCAGAGTTCATCGGCGTAAACTACAGCAGAGTTCATCGGCGTAAACTACAGCAGAGTTCATCGGCGTAAACTACAGCAGAGTTCATCGGCGTAAACTACAGCAGAGTTCATCGGCGTAAACTACAGCAGAGTTCATCGGCGTAAACTACAACAGAGTTCATCGGCGTAAACTACAGCAGAGTTCATCGGCGTAAACTACAGCAGAGTTCATCGGCGTAAACTACAGCAGAGTTCATCGGCGTAAACTACAGCAGAGTTCATCGGCGTAAACTACAGCAGAGTTCATCGGCGTAAACTACAGCAGAGTTCATCGGCGTAAACTACAGCAGAGTTCATCGGCGTAAACTACAGCAGAGTTCATCGGCGTAAACTACAGCAGAGTTCATCGGCGTAAACTACAGCAGAGTTCATCGGCGTAAACTACAGCAGAGTTCATCGGCGTAAACTACAGCAGAGTTCATCGGTGTAAACTACAGCAGAGTTCATCGGCGTAAACTACAGCAGAGTTCATCGGCGTAAACTACAGCAGAGTTCATCGGCGTAAACTACAGCAGAGTTCATCGGCGTAAACTACAGCAGAGTTCATCGGCGTAAACTACAGCAGAGTTCATCGGTGTAAACTACAGCAGAGTTCATCGGCGTAAACTACAGCAGAGTTCATCGGCGTAAACTACAGCAGAGTTCATCGGCGTAAACTACAGCAGAGTTCATCGGCGTAAACTACAGCAGAGTTCATCGGCGTAAACTACAGCAGAGTTCATCGGCGTAAACTACAGCAGAGTTCATCGGCGTAAACTACAGCAGAGTTCATCGGCGTAAACTACAGCAGAGTTCATCGGCGTAAACTACAGCAGAGTTCATCGGCGTAAACTACAGCAGAGTTCATCGGCGTAAACTACAGCAGAGTTCATCGGCGTAAACTACAGCAGAGTTCATCGGCGTAAACTACAGCAGAGTTCATCGGCGTAAACTACAGCAGAGTTCATCGGCGTAAACTACAGCAGAGTTCATCGGCGTAAACTACAGCAGAGTTCATCGGCGTAAACTACAGCAGAGTTCATCGGCGTAAACTACAGCAGAGTTCATCGGCGTAAACTACAGCAGAGTTCATCGGCGTAAACTACAGCAGAGTTCATCGGCGTAAACTACAGCAGAGTTCATCGGCGTCAACTACAGCAGAGTTCATCGGCGTAAACTACAGCAGAGTTCATCGGCGTAAACTACAGCAGAGTTCATCGGCGTAAACTACAGCAGAGTTCATCGGCGTAAACTACAGCAGAGTTCATCTGCGTAAACTACAACAGAGTTCATCGGCGTAAACTACAACAGAGCTCATCGGCGTAAACTACAGCAGAGTTCATCGGCGTAAACTACAGCAGAGTTCATCGGCGTAAACTACAGCAGAGTTCATCGGCGTAAACTACAGCAGAGTTCATCGGCGTAAACTACAGCAGAGTTCATCTGCGTAAACTACAACAGAGTTCGTCGGCGTAAACTACAGCAGAGTTCATCGGCGTAAACTACAGCAGAGTTCATCTGCGTAAACTACAACAGAGTTCATCGGCGTAAACTACAGCAGAGTTCATCGGCGTAAACTACAGCAGAGTTCATCGGCGTAAACTACAGCAGAGTTCATCGGCGTAAACTACAGCAGAGTTCATCGGCGTAAACTACAGCAGAGTTCATCGGCGTAAACTACAGCAGAGTTCATCGGCGTAAACTACAGCAGAGTTCATCGGCGTAAACTACAGCAGAGTTCATCGGCGTAAACTACAGCAGAGTTCATCGGCGTAAACTACAGCAGAGTTCATCGGCGTAAACTACAGCAGAGTTCATCGGCGTAAACTACAGCAGAGTTCATCGGCGTAAACTACAGCAGAGTTCATCGGCGTAAACTACAGCAGAGTTCATCTGCGTAAACTACAACAGAGTTCATCGGCGTAAACTACAACAGAGCTCATCGGCGTAAACTACAGCAGAGTTCATCGGCGTAAACTACAGCAGAGTTCATCGGCGTAAACTACAGCAGAGTTCATCGGCGTAAACTACAGCAGAGTTCATCGGCGTAAACTACAGCAGAGTTCATCTGCGTAAACTACAACAGAGTTCGTCGGCGTAAACTACAGCAGAGTTCATCAGCGATCTCTTCTGGTGATCAAATCTGCTCGCACTACGCGGACCCTCGCTcacatgtaaaaaaacaactatACTTTGTCTCAGAAGAAAAAAGAAGTGATGGCATTTAAGTATGTTAGCTTTCTCAATAAGCTTTTATTGCTCTTTATTCTCTTTATCGATGGGAGCGTTTGTGGTTTCAGTGTGGAGTTTTGATTGAGCGTCTCAGCAGAAgttggtggagaatgcgggtCTGAATGGGAAGTTTCAGAATGAATCATGTTATGAACTTGTTCATAAGTAGATGAGCTGTTTAACAGGGTCAGTGGTCAGATGATGGAACtacactccactgacactcactAAACGCAAACACCAACCGATTAAAACAAGCAGCATAATAACAgaacaaaatcatttaaaacaagagccagagcaaatactttacattgtatctgcatttttatatagaatcagtaaagaaacaaacaatctGTGAAATTAGATGCTAGTAACTCTTCTGCGGATATTCCAGATCATaagcaaagagtctcaactgGGAAAAGCTCTGAAGTGCTCATagcgaggcgttttcagctGGATAataacgctttggtggacatgCGGCCTTAGGCCTCATCTGCCCCTAATCCTGTCAGATGCATGTTTGCTTCTTCATACCagtagctgtgtgtgtgtgtgtgtgtgtgtgtgtgtgtgtgtgtgtgtgtgtgtgtgtgtgtgtgtgtgtgtgtgtgtgtgtgtgtgtgtgtgtgttcataccAGTAATGCGGCCCACTTTCCTCCGTCCTCTGAAATGGCTTCCTGCAAATCCAGCCACATGCGCTCCCAGACTGTAGCCAATCAGATGGACTTGATCCATGGAGAGCTGAGCAGCTTCCTGTCCGGAGAGGACAACTAttctcagttggggacactaacattatgatctaagttactcaactaaatatacaaaaacaattaatgaattaggtcttatttaattctataaactataatcctgatctgccaacattgtctctctatgataaattaaaataagctgataacatcactgtttactccagaacgactgtacagccaaatctaattctgctgcagtattgtcctgtttaacactgaagctgctctgacacaatcggtgctggagaagagcgatagaaataaagttgatttatttatttattttagttacatttgttcttgtttgtgaaGCGATTCAGTCGAGTGTGGAAATGGTATTTATTGTAGTTTCCATTTAGTGCTATCTAACTATGACAGGACCACCAGCATGTTtcggttaaagggttagttcagccataaatgtaaactctgtgattaattcctcctgtggttggccagccgtcagacctccgctcatcttcacacacagatgaagatattagtgttgaaatccgatggctcagaaaggccttcattgacaccaatgtcatttcctctctcaaggcccataaaggcactaaagacgtcgttacaaagcccatctcactacagcggctctacaatcattgatgaagaggccagaatagagttagtgcgcaaaaacactaaataacgacttatatagtgatggccgttttcaaaacaaagcttcgaaccgttatgaatccagccacaggaggaattaatgacacaatttacagttttgggtgaactaaccctttaatgtgcgGTGGGATTCATTCCCAGAACGTTCCTATTAATGACCCTCATTACCTCCAGCCATTTGAGCAGCGCGGCCACGTCCTGCCCCACCTGTCTGCTATTCTTGGCAGCGATTGGATACGGCTGAAGGGCCAGATTCCTCCAATCACTGATGAGCACGTTGACCCGCCCGAGCCGGACCTTCAGCGCAGAGGCCAGATTGAAGATCCACTTCTCCATGAGTCCGTTCATCTGAGAGCAGGAGAAGAACATTCAGACACGCTGTAAAACAAGCCTCCATCCCTTCCCTCCGCCTCCAGAAACTTCCTGCCTGCGCTGCATGTTTGTTGACACGAGCCGAGGCGTACAGCAGCGATACGCCGCTATCTCAGGCAATAAACAGACGATTACTGGGAAAAACAAGCACTTTCACCAATGCACTGGCTTCCCATAAACGTgagaattgattttaaaattcttATTTTAACATACAAGGCACTTCATGGGACTGCACCTGAGTATCTTTGTGAGCTCATCAGTCCTTATTCTCCATCACTCTCTTCGCTCCGCTAACTCTCTCTCACTTCATCAGCCTTCGTGTAAGCTAAAGACCAATGGGGGAAAGAGCCTTTTCATATACAAAGCCCACAAGCTATGGAATGTGCTTCCTCTTGGGTCATTTTAAAAAGCTGATTAAGACACATTTGTTTAAGACTGTTTTtctctaattatttgttatattgcgattgttgttttgtttttattttactgtaGCGATTTGGGTTTAAGAAAAgcgcattataaataaaatgtattaatatattattacttTGTCATTTCTACTGAGAAACTGCAGCC includes the following:
- the LOC137065564 gene encoding hepatic triacylglycerol lipase, translating into MSVLSVIFLMCAFTGSVRGHSNTTETRGSTPVKTLLKSSFHLYEEGSVFEETCAILPFRPESLLRCGYNRSLPLVLIIHGWTMNGLMEKWIFNLASALKVRLGRVNVLISDWRNLALQPYPIAAKNSRQVGQDVAALLKWLEEAAQLSMDQVHLIGYSLGAHVAGFAGSHFRGRRKVGRITGLDPAGPHFEGLPAFDRLSPDDAQFVDAIHTFTGSSLMPGVGIKQSVAHVDFYPNGGSFQTGCKMLDIYTNVYQYGLQGVPKTIKCAHERSVKLFTDSLINTSHPIIGYRCRDDRTFNKGLCLDCKQMRCNTLGYDVRRERVGKNAKGLFFKTGPEAPYKVFHYQIRVHLMNLLEPVEAALSISLNGTRGETQNIPITLYQDSSSPKAFTSLAAVAADLGHLTSIRLVWKGELVWSNWLRRVRNIMSWNGPDQDLELSVWRIRIKSGESQEKMWFCGVSTEVTLLKASEEQEFRRCGSSTANAQRTDTHT